Proteins from a single region of Sphingomonas morindae:
- a CDS encoding polyprenyl synthetase family protein, which produces MASETMASFTTPALKEAMAEVATAIDALFDEVLAVPDDPRAILYEAMRHAAIGGGKRLRPLLVAASAGLFNVDRHSALRAGLAVECVHVYSLIHDDMPCMDDDDMRRGKPTVHKQFGEAVAVLAGDSLHALAFEIAADPRTHADPFVRAELTFELSRASGPAGMAGGQMMDLMAEETRFDLATTTRLQQLKTGALIGVCLEMGAILGHVPPAGRKMLRAYARDLGLAFQIADDLLDVEGDAAIVGKATGKDAEAGKATFVSLLGVERARTQAAMLVDQAVAHLSGWGAEADLLRAIARYVVERDH; this is translated from the coding sequence ATGGCAAGTGAGACCATGGCCAGCTTCACCACCCCCGCGCTGAAAGAGGCGATGGCCGAGGTCGCCACCGCGATCGACGCCCTGTTCGACGAGGTGCTCGCGGTTCCCGACGATCCCCGCGCCATACTCTACGAGGCGATGCGCCATGCCGCGATCGGCGGCGGCAAGCGGCTGCGGCCGCTGCTGGTGGCGGCCTCGGCGGGGCTGTTCAACGTCGACCGCCACAGCGCGCTGCGCGCCGGCCTGGCGGTGGAATGCGTGCATGTCTACAGCCTCATCCACGACGACATGCCGTGCATGGACGATGACGATATGCGCCGCGGCAAGCCCACGGTGCACAAGCAGTTCGGCGAGGCGGTGGCGGTGCTGGCGGGCGACTCGCTGCACGCGCTCGCCTTCGAGATCGCCGCCGATCCGCGCACCCATGCCGATCCCTTCGTGCGCGCCGAACTCACCTTCGAACTGTCGCGCGCGAGCGGCCCGGCGGGCATGGCGGGCGGCCAGATGATGGACCTGATGGCCGAGGAGACGCGCTTCGACCTCGCCACCACCACCCGGCTCCAGCAACTCAAGACCGGCGCGCTGATCGGCGTGTGCCTCGAGATGGGCGCCATACTCGGCCATGTGCCGCCGGCCGGGCGCAAGATGCTGCGCGCCTATGCGCGCGATCTCGGCCTCGCCTTCCAGATCGCCGACGATCTGCTCGACGTGGAGGGCGATGCCGCGATCGTCGGCAAGGCGACGGGCAAGGATGCGGAGGCCGGCAAGGCCACCTTCGTCTCGCTGCTGGGCGTGGAGCGCGCCCGCACCCAGGCGGCGATGCTGGTGGACCAGGCGGTGGCGCATCTTTCGGGCTGGGGCGCCGAGGCCGACCTGCTGCGCGCGATCGCGCGCTATGTCGTCGAACGAGATCACTAG
- a CDS encoding exodeoxyribonuclease VII small subunit, whose translation MTDQADIAALSFEDALKRLETIVQQLEGGDVPLEESIALYAEGDRLRAQCEQRLKAAQARIESIQIAPDGAAAGTSPFDGK comes from the coding sequence ATGACTGACCAGGCCGACATCGCCGCTCTGAGCTTCGAGGATGCGCTCAAGCGGCTTGAAACCATCGTGCAACAGCTTGAAGGCGGCGATGTGCCGCTGGAAGAGTCGATCGCCCTCTACGCCGAAGGCGATCGGCTGCGCGCCCAGTGCGAGCAGCGCCTCAAGGCCGCCCAGGCGCGGATCGAGTCCATCCAGATCGCCCCCGACGGCGCCGCCGCCGGCACGAGCCCGTTCGATGGCAAGTGA
- the coaD gene encoding pantetheine-phosphate adenylyltransferase — protein sequence MQERIGLYPGTFDPVTLGHMDIFRRAARLVDRLVIGVTTNPSKTPMFSIEERLAMVRREAEGLDGAAIEVVAFDSLLIHFARAQGASVIVRGLRAVADFEYEYQMAGMNQQLDPGIETLFLMADVALQPIASRLVKEIALYGGDIRRFVSPAIAGDVARRVGERAVQQ from the coding sequence ATGCAGGAACGGATCGGCCTCTACCCGGGCACGTTCGACCCGGTCACGCTCGGCCATATGGATATTTTCCGGCGCGCGGCGCGGCTGGTCGACCGGCTGGTGATCGGCGTGACGACCAATCCGTCCAAGACGCCGATGTTCAGCATCGAGGAGCGGCTGGCGATGGTGCGGCGCGAGGCCGAGGGGCTGGACGGCGCGGCGATCGAGGTGGTGGCGTTCGACTCGCTGCTGATCCATTTCGCGCGCGCCCAGGGCGCCTCGGTGATCGTGCGCGGGCTGCGTGCCGTCGCCGATTTCGAATATGAGTACCAGATGGCGGGGATGAACCAGCAGCTCGATCCCGGCATCGAGACGCTCTTCCTGATGGCCGATGTGGCGCTGCAGCCGATCGCCTCGCGGCTGGTCAAGGAGATCGCGCTCTATGGCGGCGACATCCGCCGCTTCGTGAGCCCCGCCATCGCCGGAGACGTGGCGCGGCGGGTGGGCGAAAGGGCCGTTCAGCAATAG
- a CDS encoding peptidylprolyl isomerase, whose protein sequence is MIRSALLTFAACLAVASPALAKKTTKIQAAGTASRVEDFLPPKLTPDNEWNLDLSDGGRVVIQLRPDMAPKMVERIKTLTAQGFYNGLMFHRVIEGFMAQGGDPKGTGEGGSTLPDVPAEFNDLPHVRGAVAAARAADENSANSQFYIMFMPNLKLDRHYTVFGRVVSGMAYVDAIQRGEPPATPTRIVRASIGDVPPLTAAQLAPPPPVQAPAALPSGPITPTPVTPVTPTRRRH, encoded by the coding sequence ATGATACGATCCGCGCTTCTGACCTTCGCCGCCTGCCTTGCCGTGGCCAGCCCGGCGCTCGCCAAAAAGACCACCAAGATCCAGGCCGCGGGCACGGCGAGCCGGGTGGAGGATTTCCTGCCGCCCAAGCTCACCCCGGACAATGAGTGGAATCTCGATCTGTCCGATGGCGGCCGGGTGGTGATCCAGCTGCGGCCGGACATGGCGCCCAAGATGGTCGAGCGGATCAAGACGCTGACCGCGCAGGGCTTCTACAACGGGCTGATGTTCCACCGCGTGATCGAGGGCTTCATGGCCCAGGGCGGCGATCCGAAGGGCACCGGCGAGGGCGGCTCGACGCTGCCCGACGTGCCGGCCGAGTTCAACGACCTGCCGCATGTGCGCGGCGCCGTGGCGGCCGCCCGCGCCGCCGACGAGAACAGCGCCAACAGCCAGTTCTACATCATGTTCATGCCCAATCTGAAGCTGGACCGGCATTATACCGTGTTCGGCCGCGTGGTTTCGGGCATGGCCTATGTCGATGCCATCCAGCGGGGTGAGCCGCCGGCGACGCCGACGCGGATCGTGCGCGCCTCGATCGGCGACGTGCCGCCGCTCACCGCCGCGCAGCTGGCGCCGCCGCCGCCGGTGCAGGCGCCCGCCGCGCTGCCGTCGGGCCCGATCACGCCGACGCCGGTCACGCCCGTCACGCCGACGCGCCGGCGGCACTGA
- the tgt gene encoding tRNA guanosine(34) transglycosylase Tgt, translating into MTERFAFHIAATDGAARTGAITMQRGTIATPAFMPVGTAATVKAMKPETVRATGADIVLGNTYHLMLRPGAERVERLGGLHDWMGWDRPILTDSGGYQVMSLSALTKQSEEGVRFQSHLDGSRHMLSPERSMEIQRMLDSDIVMAFDECTPWPAEHDRALRSMERSMRWAARSRAAFDAGGDHAGRAALFGIQQGSTYADLRQKSADALIEIGFDGYAVGGLAVGEGQEEMFRTLDFAVAMLPRDRPRYLMGVGKPDDIVGAVERGIDMFDCVLPTRSGRNGQAFTWDGPVNIRNARYAEDLEPLDPESPIGRWSKAYLHHLVRAGEMLGAMLMTEHNLWFYQQLMAGLRDAIAAGRLTDFAESFRRRYAARGRG; encoded by the coding sequence ATGACAGAGCGTTTCGCCTTCCACATCGCGGCCACCGACGGCGCGGCGCGCACCGGCGCCATCACCATGCAGCGCGGCACCATCGCCACCCCCGCCTTCATGCCCGTGGGCACCGCCGCGACGGTGAAGGCGATGAAGCCCGAGACGGTGCGCGCGACCGGCGCGGACATCGTGCTCGGCAACACCTATCATCTCATGCTCCGCCCCGGCGCCGAGCGGGTGGAGCGGCTGGGCGGCCTGCACGACTGGATGGGCTGGGACCGCCCGATCCTCACCGACAGCGGCGGCTATCAGGTGATGTCGCTCTCCGCGCTCACCAAGCAGAGCGAGGAAGGGGTGCGCTTCCAGAGCCATCTCGACGGATCGCGCCACATGCTGAGCCCCGAGCGCTCGATGGAGATCCAGCGCATGCTGGACAGCGACATCGTCATGGCCTTCGACGAATGCACGCCCTGGCCCGCCGAGCATGACCGCGCGCTCCGCTCGATGGAGCGCTCGATGCGCTGGGCGGCGCGCTCCCGCGCGGCGTTCGACGCGGGCGGCGACCATGCCGGGCGCGCGGCGCTGTTCGGCATCCAGCAAGGCTCGACCTATGCCGATCTCCGCCAGAAATCCGCCGACGCGCTGATCGAGATCGGCTTCGACGGCTATGCGGTGGGCGGGCTGGCGGTGGGCGAGGGGCAGGAGGAGATGTTCCGCACGCTCGACTTCGCGGTGGCGATGCTGCCGCGCGACCGGCCGCGCTATCTGATGGGCGTGGGCAAGCCGGACGATATCGTCGGCGCGGTCGAGCGCGGGATCGACATGTTCGATTGCGTGCTGCCCACCCGCTCGGGCCGCAACGGCCAGGCCTTCACCTGGGACGGCCCGGTCAATATCCGCAATGCCCGCTATGCCGAGGATCTGGAACCGCTGGATCCGGAGTCGCCGATCGGCCGCTGGTCCAAGGCCTATCTCCACCATCTCGTGCGCGCCGGCGAGATGCTGGGCGCGATGCTGATGACCGAGCATAATCTCTGGTTCTACCAGCAGCTGATGGCGGGGCTGCGGGACGCGATCGCGGCGGGGCGGCTGACCGACTTCGCGGAAAGCTTC
- the queA gene encoding tRNA preQ1(34) S-adenosylmethionine ribosyltransferase-isomerase QueA, with protein sequence MRVDLFDFQLPPERIALRPASPRDAARLLVVARDGLADRTVRALPACLRPGDHLVFNDTRVIPAQLEGLRGEARIGATLHKREGLRSWRAFIRNAKRLREDDRIDFGAGVAAIARAREADGSWRLDFAGDEPVELLLARAGRMPLPPYIAARRPTDARDAEDYQTMFAREAGAVAAPTAALHFTPALVAALDAAGIGRETLTLHVGAGTFLPVKAEDTEAHQMHAEWGRIDAATAERLNAVRTAGGRLIAVGTTSLRLLESATGEDGRIRPFEGDTAIFITPGYRFRAIDGLLTNFHLPRSTLFMLVSALMGLERMQQAYAHAIAEGYRFYSYGDASLLLPG encoded by the coding sequence ATGCGCGTAGACCTGTTCGATTTCCAGCTGCCGCCGGAGCGCATCGCGCTGCGGCCGGCGAGCCCGCGCGACGCCGCGCGGCTGCTGGTGGTGGCGCGCGACGGCCTGGCCGACCGCACGGTGCGCGCCTTGCCCGCCTGCCTCCGCCCGGGCGATCATCTCGTGTTCAACGATACGCGCGTCATCCCCGCGCAGCTCGAGGGGCTGCGCGGGGAGGCGCGGATCGGCGCGACGCTGCACAAGCGCGAGGGGCTGCGCAGCTGGCGCGCCTTCATCCGCAACGCCAAGCGGCTGCGCGAGGACGACCGGATCGACTTCGGCGCCGGGGTGGCGGCGATCGCGCGCGCGCGCGAGGCGGACGGCAGCTGGCGGCTGGACTTTGCGGGCGACGAGCCCGTGGAGCTGCTGCTGGCGCGCGCCGGGCGCATGCCGCTGCCGCCCTATATCGCCGCGCGCCGGCCGACCGACGCCCGCGACGCCGAGGATTACCAGACCATGTTCGCGCGCGAGGCGGGCGCGGTGGCGGCGCCGACCGCGGCGCTGCACTTCACCCCCGCGCTGGTGGCGGCGCTGGACGCGGCGGGGATCGGCCGCGAGACGCTGACGCTGCATGTCGGCGCGGGCACCTTCCTGCCGGTCAAGGCGGAGGATACCGAGGCGCACCAGATGCACGCCGAATGGGGCCGGATCGACGCCGCCACCGCCGAGCGGCTCAACGCGGTGCGCACGGCGGGCGGGCGGCTGATCGCGGTCGGCACCACCAGCCTGCGCCTGCTCGAGAGCGCCACCGGCGAGGATGGCCGCATCCGCCCGTTCGAGGGCGATACCGCGATCTTCATCACGCCGGGCTATCGTTTCCGCGCGATCGACGGCCTGCTCACCAATTTCCATCTGCCGCGCTCGACGCTGTTCATGCTGGTGTCGGCGCTGATGGGGCTGGAGCGGATGCAGCAGGCCTATGCGCATGCGATCGCCGAGGGCTATCGCTTCTACAGCTATGGCGACGCCTCGCTGCTGCTGCCGGGCTGA